The Candidatus Krumholzibacteriia bacterium genome includes the window GGTCGAGGTGGTCGAGCTTCCGCATGGCGAAAGCCAGGACCTCGGGCCGAGCGGGATGCTTGAGCTTGCGACGGGCATCGGCCTCGATCTGATGCACTCTCTGCTTCGAGATGCCCATGGTGTCGGCGATGGATTGCAGGCTGTGCGGTGCGGCGTCGCCGATGCCGAAGCGCATCTTGATGACCGTCGCTTCCGGTTCGGTGAGGGTCGAGAGACACTCCAGGGCCGCCTGCTCGTAGAAGGCGTGCCGCTGTGAGCCCAAGGACCTCCGAGCTGGACGGCGGGGAGGCCGGTCGGAGAGCGTTCGCAAGAGAAGCGTGAGTAGGTAGTCCTCCAAAGGCAACCCGATCGCTCCTGCCTCGGCCTCGAGCTGTCGCTGCAGCTTGTCCGGCAGGTTTCGAATGCGGAGTTCTCTGCTCATCCCCTCCAGGCTACGCTGGCCCACCTGTCACCACAAGGGAGAGAACCCGCACGCTTCACCGGCTTCACCGGTGCGGCACGAAGCGCGTTCGTTAATCGCTGCGCGTCGGATTACCGCTCGCCGCTCCCGCGGATGAGCGTCGACTTGGCGCGTCCTTGCTTTTGTTCTGAAATGTGAGGCGCCGCCGTCCCGCCCGCGGTCGGCCGCTCGCCCTCGCCCAGGATCTCGATCGTCCCGGCCTTGATGAGCTTCTTCACCCCCGCGTGCTCCACGGCGTTGTCGGCGATCTGCGCCTCCATGCTCGGCCCCAGGTGGAGGACTTTCCCGCGCGGGAGCGGTACCCGGAGGGGCCGGGCCGTCTTGTTGCGTACCGTTTTCACCTCTGACCTCCGAGTCGAATTCGCTCGATCTGACCTTCCGGGCAAGCTACCCCCTCGACCCGTCGAGGGCAAGGGCGCACCGGTGCGCGCGGCGCAGCAGACCGCTGTCTCCTCGCCAACCCCGGGGACCGCCCAACACGGACGGGCGCGGCAGCACTGGAGCGCCTAGAATGGTGCGACCCCGGCTCGAAGCGCCCTCGCGGATGGAGGCTGGATGAAGACGCATCGCCATGGACTGGACCGCCTGCGTCAGATGACGGACGCGGAAAGACGCGTTCTCCTCGCTCGCACTCAGGAGCTCGCTAGCAACTTCCTCGCCGATCTGGCGGCGCGCCACGTGGGCCCCCGCGCTTCCGTCAGTGAAATGCGGCAGCATCTCGCCCGCGCGCTCCCGGAAGAAGGTGACGATCCCGAAGAGATCCTGCGCGCCCTCGCCGGACACGCCGATCGCGGTCACATGGCGAACGCCGGCCCGCGCTTCTTCGGCTTCGTCATCGGTGGCACCCTGCCCGTCGCCATCGGCGCCGATTGGCTGACCAGCACCTGGGACCAGAACCCGGGCCTCTTCGTCCTCTCTCCCCTCGTCTCGGTGCTCGAGGAGGTCACGGGCGGCTGGATCTGCGACCTCCTCGGCTTGCCCGCGGAATCCGGCGTCGGCTTCGTCACCGGCTGCCAGATGGCGCACGTCACCTGCCTCGCCGCCGCACGACACGTGCTGCTTCGCCGCGCCGGTTGGGATGTGGAAGCGAAAGGACTGCATGGCGCCCCGCCGCTGCGCCTCATCGCCGGGGGCGAAGCACACGTGACCCTCTTCCGCGCCCTCCGCCTGCTCGGGCTGGGCACGGAAACAGTGGAGATCGCCGCCGCCGATGCGCAAGGGCGCATGCAACCGGCGGCGCTGGAAGCGCTGCTCGGCATCGGGAGCGGCCCTGCCATCGTCTGCACCCAGGTGGGCAACGTGAACACCGGGGCCTGCGATCCCCTGCCCGAGATCATCGCCATCGCCCGCACCCACGAAGCCTGGGTGCACGTGGACGGCGCCTTCGGCCTCTGGGCAGCAGCCTCGCCCCGTTACCGCTATCTCACCAAGGGCGCCGGCGACGCCGACTCCTGGGCGACGGACGCGCACAAGTGGCTCAACGTGCCGCAAGACTCCGGGTTGGCCATCGTACGCGACAGCGCCGCCCATCACGCCGCCATGACCACCGATGCCTCGTATCTGGTGAAGTCCGCCGGCGCCGAGCGCGATCCGGTGGACTGGGTCCCGGAGTTCTCGCGCCGTGCGCGAAGCGTGCCGGTCTACGCGGCGCTACGGGCACTCGGGCGCACCGGCGTCGCCCAGCTCGTGGACGATTGCTGTGCCCGGGCGCGACAGATGGCTGTGCTCCTGGCGGCAGAGCCCGGCGTCGAAGTCCTGAACGAGGTCGTCCTGAACCAGGTGCTCGTGCGCTTCCATGCTCCGGGGATTTCTCCCGGCGAGCTCACCCGCCGCGTCATCGCCCGGGTGCAGGAAGACGGCACCTGCTGGCTCGGCGGCTCCACCTGGCACGGCGACACGGTCATGCGTCTTTCCTTCGTGAACTGGAGCACCGGGGAAGCGGACGTCGAACGCTCCGCTGCCGCCATCCGCCGCTGTTTCCAAACCGAAGTGTCGGCGGGCGGCACGAACTCCTAGAGACCGCCGCTCTTCCTGTGCTATCGTGCGCTCTCGGATTCACAGCATCACGAGGGAGGCGCACGTGCCCTTGTCTCGACGCCGGTTCTTGAAGGTGGTCGGGGTCACGGCCGGAGCCGTCACGGTGAGCGAGGTCCTCGGACAGCCCTTGTGGATGGTGCAGCGCCTCGAGGCCGCACCCCTCGCTCCCGCCGCGCTCCGTGCACTCGCCGACGCCGCACTCGATCGAGCCCGCAAGCTCGGTTGCTCCTATGCCGACATCCGCATCAATCGCTACCGCAACCAGACGGTGGGGTTGCGCACCAGCCCGGACCGCTCCGCCGGCACCGCCAGCGGCAAGGTGAACCACGTGCCGACCGTGATCGAAACCGAGAGCTTCGGCTTCGGCGTGCGCGTGCTCCACTCGGGCACCTGGGGCTTCGCCGCCAGCCCACGGGTGGAGAAGGACGAGATCGCCCGCATCACTCAGGACGCCGTCACCATCGCCCGGGCCAACGCCGCGCTCACGCAGCGGCCGGTGACCCTCGCCCCGGTGCCGTCCTATCAGGACCGCTATGCCACTCCGTTCGAGAAGAATCCCTTCGACGTTCCTGTCCAGGAGAAGCTCGCGCTCCTGCAAGCAGTGAACGACAGCGCCAAGAAGGTGCAAGGGGTGATGACGGTGAACTCGGGACTCGTCTTCCGCTCGGAAGACAAGTTCTTCGCCTCCACCGAGGGCTCGGTGCTGGAGCAGCTCATCGTGCAGACCGTTCCGAGCATGTCCGCCACCGCCGTCGATTTCGCCACCCGCAAGAGCAAGTCCCGCAGCTTCCAGGTGCACCCGGTGAGCGGGGGCTACGAGCACGTGGACCGCTGCGGCATGCTGCAAGAGGCGGAGCGCGTCGGCAGCGAGGCGGTGGAGCACCTGCGGTCCCCCTCCGTCGCCCCGGGTGTCAAGGATCTCGTCCTCCTGCCCTCGCACCTCTCGCTCACCATCCACGAGAGCGTCGGCCACTCCACCGAGCTCGACCGGGCGCTGGGTTACGAGGCCAACTACGCCGGCACCTCCTTCGTGGCGCCGCCGGAGAAGATGCTCGGCAACTTGCGCTTCGGTTCGGAGCTGGTCAACGTGATCGGCGACCGGACGCTGCCGCAGGGCATGTCCACCGTCGGCTACGATGACGACGGGGTCAAGGCCACCTCCTTCCACATCATCGAAGGCGGCATCTTCAAGGCC containing:
- a CDS encoding sigma factor-like helix-turn-helix DNA-binding protein, with translation MSRELRIRNLPDKLQRQLEAEAGAIGLPLEDYLLTLLLRTLSDRPPRRPARRSLGSQRHAFYEQAALECLSTLTEPEATVIKMRFGIGDAAPHSLQSIADTMGISKQRVHQIEADARRKLKHPARPEVLAFAMRKLDHLD
- a CDS encoding TldD/PmbA family protein; protein product: MPLSRRRFLKVVGVTAGAVTVSEVLGQPLWMVQRLEAAPLAPAALRALADAALDRARKLGCSYADIRINRYRNQTVGLRTSPDRSAGTASGKVNHVPTVIETESFGFGVRVLHSGTWGFAASPRVEKDEIARITQDAVTIARANAALTQRPVTLAPVPSYQDRYATPFEKNPFDVPVQEKLALLQAVNDSAKKVQGVMTVNSGLVFRSEDKFFASTEGSVLEQLIVQTVPSMSATAVDFATRKSKSRSFQVHPVSGGYEHVDRCGMLQEAERVGSEAVEHLRSPSVAPGVKDLVLLPSHLSLTIHESVGHSTELDRALGYEANYAGTSFVAPPEKMLGNLRFGSELVNVIGDRTLPQGMSTVGYDDDGVKATSFHIIEGGIFKAYQTTREQAHWVGEKESRGCCYADSFDSIPFQRMPNVWLEAGKDGKSLDDLIAMVDDGILIDGRGSYSIDQQRYNFQFGGDAFWEIKNGKKGRMLADVAYQSKTADFWNSCSAIAEQRYWVNFGLTNDGKGQPSQVNAMSHGCAPSLFRQINVLRTE
- a CDS encoding aminotransferase class V-fold PLP-dependent enzyme, producing the protein MKTHRHGLDRLRQMTDAERRVLLARTQELASNFLADLAARHVGPRASVSEMRQHLARALPEEGDDPEEILRALAGHADRGHMANAGPRFFGFVIGGTLPVAIGADWLTSTWDQNPGLFVLSPLVSVLEEVTGGWICDLLGLPAESGVGFVTGCQMAHVTCLAAARHVLLRRAGWDVEAKGLHGAPPLRLIAGGEAHVTLFRALRLLGLGTETVEIAAADAQGRMQPAALEALLGIGSGPAIVCTQVGNVNTGACDPLPEIIAIARTHEAWVHVDGAFGLWAAASPRYRYLTKGAGDADSWATDAHKWLNVPQDSGLAIVRDSAAHHAAMTTDASYLVKSAGAERDPVDWVPEFSRRARSVPVYAALRALGRTGVAQLVDDCCARARQMAVLLAAEPGVEVLNEVVLNQVLVRFHAPGISPGELTRRVIARVQEDGTCWLGGSTWHGDTVMRLSFVNWSTGEADVERSAAAIRRCFQTEVSAGGTNS